A portion of the Marinobacter alexandrii genome contains these proteins:
- the rseP gene encoding RIP metalloprotease RseP has translation METLIMVGQLLLGLSILVGVHEWGHMVAAKSFGMRVEKFSIGFPPKIWGRQIGETEYSIGAIPLGGFVKITGMIDESLDTKSLSDEPEPYEFRAKPAWQRLIVMMGGIIVNVIVGIIIFISLAFVNGEEYLPSEELNKNGIVAYDLGEQLGFQTGDRVIAINGKDYERFSDLLSPDLLLGSDNYYTALRDGQEIRVDMPNDFIDKFADKRNRVNIISPRLPSVIGQLEPGGNAENAGLKTGDRILAVNDKPIGYHDEIRPILQKYPSQEVQVMIERGSERKDLTVSVGEEGTIGFYPAFELTYVTREFTFGEAISEGTYNAFAVVWLNIKGFQKMIAGDVDVRKSLSGPIRIATFFGGTWDWNNFWRIVGLLSMVLAFMNFLPIPALDGGHVVFLTWEIVTGRKPSDKFLENSQKVGMVILLSLMAFVIINDTISLF, from the coding sequence ATGGAAACTTTGATAATGGTAGGACAGCTACTTCTTGGGCTGTCAATTTTAGTGGGAGTGCACGAATGGGGTCACATGGTGGCTGCTAAATCGTTCGGCATGCGTGTTGAGAAATTTTCAATTGGATTTCCTCCAAAGATATGGGGAAGGCAGATTGGGGAGACAGAATATTCAATCGGAGCAATTCCTTTGGGTGGATTTGTGAAAATAACGGGGATGATCGATGAGTCTCTGGATACAAAAAGTTTAAGTGACGAGCCTGAACCATATGAATTTAGAGCTAAACCCGCATGGCAGAGATTGATTGTAATGATGGGAGGAATTATTGTTAATGTTATTGTCGGAATCATCATTTTTATCTCATTGGCGTTTGTTAATGGCGAAGAATATCTTCCTTCGGAAGAGCTAAATAAGAACGGTATTGTTGCTTACGATCTTGGTGAGCAGCTTGGTTTTCAAACTGGAGATAGAGTAATTGCTATCAATGGTAAAGACTATGAACGATTTTCTGATTTGCTAAGCCCAGACTTATTACTTGGATCAGATAATTACTATACAGCTTTAAGAGATGGTCAGGAAATAAGGGTAGATATGCCAAATGATTTTATTGATAAGTTTGCAGATAAGCGAAATAGAGTCAATATTATCTCGCCAAGATTACCCTCTGTCATAGGCCAGCTAGAGCCTGGAGGTAATGCCGAAAATGCAGGTTTAAAGACTGGTGATAGAATACTTGCCGTTAATGACAAACCTATTGGATACCATGACGAAATTAGGCCAATACTTCAAAAATATCCAAGCCAAGAGGTTCAGGTTATGATTGAAAGGGGGAGTGAAAGAAAAGACTTGACTGTAAGTGTGGGGGAAGAGGGCACTATTGGATTTTACCCGGCCTTTGAATTAACCTATGTAACGAGAGAATTTACATTCGGTGAAGCTATTTCGGAAGGAACATACAATGCATTTGCAGTGGTGTGGTTAAACATCAAAGGATTCCAGAAAATGATTGCTGGGGATGTAGACGTGAGAAAATCTCTTTCAGGACCGATACGTATTGCTACGTTCTTTGGTGGTACATGGGATTGGAATAATTTCTGGAGAATCGTTGGATTATTATCTATGGTTTTGGCTTTTATGAATTTCTTACCCATACCAGCACTTGATGGTGGTCATGTGGTATTCCTTACCTGGGAAATCGTGACAGGTAGAAAGCCGTCAGATAAATTCCTTGAAAACTCTCAGAAAGTAGGAATGGTGAT
- a CDS encoding 1-deoxy-D-xylulose-5-phosphate reductoisomerase, translated as MKKRNIAILGSTGSIGTQTLDVIKRHPDHFQVEVLTAQNSAELLIAQALEFKPNCVVIANEGLYQQVFDALDPRDIKVYAGEKALASVVEMESVDMVLTALVGYSGLLPTINAINAGKPIALANKETLVVAGELITKLAQEKGVNILPVDSEHSAIFQCIVGEFHNPIEKLILTASGGPFRGQGRDYLARVTKEQALKHPNWDMGAKITIDSATMMNKGLEVIEAKWLFGVSLDQIEVVVHPQSIIHSLVQFEDGSMKAQMGLPDMRVPIQFAVSYPERLKADYPRFDFMDYPQLTFEKPDIETFRNLGLAFEVAKKGGNQPCILNAANEIAVQAFLEDKVSFLEISDVIENCLAKVSYIRNPELEDFIKTDEETRAKALELI; from the coding sequence ATGAAGAAAAGAAATATTGCCATTCTAGGTTCCACAGGCTCAATAGGAACCCAAACTTTAGACGTAATCAAGCGACATCCAGATCATTTTCAAGTGGAAGTTTTGACAGCACAGAACAGCGCTGAATTGCTCATAGCTCAGGCTTTGGAATTCAAGCCAAACTGTGTTGTGATTGCGAATGAAGGATTGTATCAACAAGTGTTTGATGCGCTTGATCCACGAGATATTAAAGTTTATGCAGGAGAGAAAGCTCTTGCATCTGTGGTGGAGATGGAGTCTGTTGATATGGTTCTTACTGCGCTGGTTGGATATTCTGGATTGCTGCCAACTATAAATGCCATAAATGCCGGAAAGCCTATTGCTTTAGCAAATAAAGAAACGTTGGTAGTTGCTGGAGAGCTCATTACAAAGCTAGCTCAAGAGAAAGGTGTTAATATATTGCCTGTAGACTCAGAGCACTCCGCCATTTTTCAGTGTATTGTTGGAGAATTCCACAACCCAATAGAGAAACTTATATTAACAGCTTCTGGAGGGCCTTTTCGAGGGCAAGGAAGAGATTATTTAGCAAGAGTAACTAAAGAACAAGCACTTAAGCATCCCAATTGGGATATGGGCGCAAAAATAACCATAGACTCTGCAACAATGATGAACAAGGGCCTTGAGGTGATTGAGGCAAAATGGTTGTTTGGCGTTTCTTTAGATCAAATAGAGGTAGTGGTACATCCTCAGTCCATTATTCATTCGCTTGTCCAATTCGAGGATGGTTCGATGAAAGCACAAATGGGATTGCCAGACATGCGAGTACCTATTCAATTCGCAGTTTCATATCCGGAGAGATTGAAAGCAGATTATCCACGGTTTGATTTTATGGATTATCCTCAATTAACCTTTGAGAAACCCGATATTGAAACTTTCCGCAACCTTGGACTAGCTTTTGAAGTTGCAAAGAAAGGAGGTAATCAACCGTGCATTTTGAACGCTGCGAACGAAATAGCTGTTCAAGCATTCCTAGAAGATAAAGTAAGCTTCCTCGAGATTTCGGATGTGATTGAAAATTGCCTCGCAAAGGTGAGCTATATTCGCAATCCTGAATTAGAGGATTTTATAAAAACTGATGAAGAAACAAGAGCTAAAGCGCTCGAACTAATATAG
- a CDS encoding trypsin-like peptidase domain-containing protein, producing the protein MNKLKMIALATVSGMVGALIINQLQSPKGRSVDMSQPEAESKIPVSKISKVSYSSMIPNEDFVEASKKSTGSVVFIQTLSEVEYRSGGWMDWFFEPRSSQRIGSGSGVVFSNDGYIVTNNHVIMDADEITVIAGKKSFKAELIGRDPSSDLAVIKIEKGGLPAIEKGDSELVSVGEWVLAVGNPFNLTSTVTAGIVSAKGRNINILKDKFPIESFIQTDAAINPGNSGGALVNSNGQLIGINTAILSRTGSYAGYGFAIPVNIVKKVFNDLVKYGEVQKAFAGADFIDIDSELAKRIGIQDLDGILITDVKENGAIEKAGLEKRDVIRKINGHQINNKATLEELIAKSYPGEKLTVIAERDNKMITREVVLTNREGTTSIIMRNIYYAEDLDASFESVSKVEKDLLGIESGIKVIDFKSNGFFYNLGIPKGFIITRINNKEINKPEEFSKILKNIRGRFDIIGIDESGRKVYYPFRR; encoded by the coding sequence ATGAACAAGCTAAAAATGATTGCATTGGCAACAGTGTCTGGAATGGTTGGAGCATTGATCATAAATCAATTGCAATCACCTAAAGGCAGATCAGTAGATATGAGTCAACCTGAAGCCGAATCCAAGATTCCTGTCTCGAAGATTAGCAAGGTTTCATATTCTTCTATGATTCCGAATGAAGATTTCGTTGAAGCCTCAAAAAAAAGCACAGGAAGTGTGGTTTTCATTCAAACGTTAAGTGAAGTAGAATACCGAAGTGGAGGTTGGATGGATTGGTTTTTTGAGCCCAGGTCATCTCAAAGAATTGGAAGCGGATCTGGAGTTGTTTTTTCGAATGACGGGTATATCGTAACTAATAATCATGTAATCATGGATGCTGATGAGATCACCGTGATTGCAGGTAAAAAAAGCTTTAAGGCAGAATTGATAGGAAGAGACCCAAGTTCTGATTTAGCAGTTATTAAGATCGAAAAAGGGGGATTACCCGCTATTGAAAAAGGTGATTCAGAGCTGGTAAGCGTCGGTGAGTGGGTACTGGCAGTTGGAAATCCATTCAATTTAACTTCTACGGTCACAGCTGGCATTGTAAGCGCCAAAGGAAGAAACATCAATATTCTTAAGGACAAGTTTCCCATTGAGAGCTTTATCCAAACAGATGCTGCAATTAATCCTGGAAACAGCGGTGGGGCTCTGGTTAACTCAAATGGCCAACTTATTGGGATTAACACAGCTATTTTATCCAGAACCGGATCTTATGCTGGTTACGGATTTGCCATCCCTGTAAACATTGTCAAAAAAGTATTCAATGATTTGGTCAAATACGGAGAGGTTCAGAAAGCATTTGCCGGGGCGGATTTTATAGATATTGATAGTGAATTAGCTAAACGTATCGGGATACAAGACCTTGATGGAATACTAATTACCGACGTTAAAGAAAATGGAGCGATTGAAAAAGCTGGATTAGAAAAGCGTGATGTCATACGAAAGATCAATGGCCATCAAATAAATAATAAAGCAACGCTTGAAGAGCTCATTGCAAAAAGTTATCCTGGAGAAAAACTTACAGTTATTGCGGAAAGAGATAATAAGATGATAACTCGTGAGGTCGTGTTGACCAATAGAGAAGGTACAACAAGCATCATTATGCGAAATATTTACTATGCAGAAGATCTTGATGCAAGCTTCGAAAGTGTCTCAAAAGTAGAGAAAGACTTATTAGGAATTGAAAGCGGAATTAAGGTGATAGACTTCAAAAGCAATGGCTTTTTCTACAATTTGGGTATTCCTAAAGGTTTTATCATCACCCGAATAAATAACAAGGAAATAAACAAGCCAGAAGAGTTTTCTAAGATCCTCAAGAATATTCGTGGGCGGTTTGATATAATTGGAATAGATGAAAGTGGAAGAAAGGTCTATTACCCCTTCAGGCGTTAA